A DNA window from Amycolatopsis sp. DSM 110486 contains the following coding sequences:
- a CDS encoding DnaJ domain-containing protein, with product MPEVDYYAVLGVGKTASPTEIKAAYRRLAKTLHPDAGGTVGTFQLLREAYDTLSDPRARAAYDAGVPTVHARPPAKPKRRRFSEEPGFVPEPLDLEPDELEWWEFAAQDPRVRHGRRRGPGHTPVVAAVAGMVLVLAPLVLGVDFTPPVLIVWLVLTAGTALLVQRLARGYLAARRARSEFAAEFGGGAVFGSPGVEADELAERLTADLLERYLTQLPAARIFHGLAWPGSVFADVDHAVLCGKRLVLIESKQWLPGHYETADDGRLLRNGRPFRGGGSRLAESLDSYRDLLPGIALRGAMIVYPSHAGAITTADDADYADGAPPMTPEQFLHEIGGWLSAEPSTVDHNALRTLRGQVVGSGRAA from the coding sequence GTGCCCGAAGTCGACTACTACGCGGTGCTCGGCGTGGGGAAGACGGCGTCGCCCACGGAGATCAAGGCTGCCTACCGCAGGCTGGCGAAGACGCTGCACCCCGACGCGGGCGGCACTGTCGGCACGTTCCAGCTGCTGCGCGAGGCCTACGACACGCTGAGTGATCCCCGCGCTCGCGCTGCGTACGACGCCGGCGTCCCGACCGTGCACGCGCGCCCGCCGGCGAAGCCGAAGCGCCGCCGGTTCAGCGAGGAGCCCGGGTTCGTGCCCGAGCCGCTGGACCTGGAGCCGGACGAGCTCGAGTGGTGGGAGTTCGCGGCGCAGGACCCGCGCGTACGCCACGGGCGGCGCCGCGGCCCCGGGCACACGCCCGTGGTCGCGGCCGTCGCCGGGATGGTGCTGGTGCTGGCGCCGCTGGTCCTGGGCGTGGACTTCACGCCGCCGGTGCTCATCGTGTGGCTGGTGCTCACGGCCGGCACGGCACTGCTGGTGCAGCGCCTGGCCCGCGGCTACCTTGCCGCGCGGCGCGCCCGCAGCGAGTTCGCCGCGGAGTTCGGCGGCGGCGCGGTGTTCGGCAGCCCCGGCGTCGAGGCCGACGAGCTCGCCGAACGCCTCACGGCCGACCTCCTCGAGCGCTACCTGACGCAGCTGCCCGCCGCCCGCATCTTCCACGGCCTCGCCTGGCCGGGCTCCGTCTTCGCCGACGTCGACCACGCCGTGCTGTGCGGCAAACGCCTCGTGCTCATCGAGTCGAAACAATGGCTCCCCGGCCACTACGAAACCGCCGACGACGGCCGCCTGCTCCGCAACGGCCGCCCCTTCCGCGGCGGCGGCTCCCGCCTGGCCGAAAGCCTCGACTCCTACCGCGACCTGCTGCCCGGCATCGCCCTGCGCGGCGCCATGATCGTCTACCCGAGCCACGCGGGCGCCATCACCACCGCCGACGACGCCGACTACGCCGACGGCGCCCCGCCCATGACGCCGGAACAGTTCCTGCACGAAATCGGCGGCTGGCTGTCGGCCGAACCGTCTACTGTGGACCACAACGCGCTGCGGACGCTG